The sequence GTTGTCACgcaagtttgcgtgtgtgtgaacacacgctgtaaaaggctatcatccttagtacaatggtgaacagagggtagttaaacttgttaacggcttcactctttatttctgagagttgacaccacgcagtataagaacacgagacatgtctagtatgggtaatcgggccgcgcggaggtcacggtcagcccacccggagggaggcgagggctgaccttagcgcggtggtagcttagcacgaactcccggtcaaacgaggtcagatataaaatgtgacctccgccctcgctgagcgggtggttcttatttgggactttggatccgcgtggtaaccagccacgtggtccactggtaacagaaatagatttatccacatcctgtaacagaaatagaattatccacatcgtataatatatataaatatatatatatatatatatatatatatatatatatatatatatatatatgtatatatatatatatatatatatatatatatatatatatatatatatatatgaatatatatacatatcatcaggACCAATGACCTATAGTCTCTCGTGACCATGCACAACGCAGTAACTAGTTAGGACACACCGCCCGCATCGTATCTATCGTAGATACGATGGTGGTTTCAAAACCACCAACAGTGATATCCTAAACTGCTCCCCTGGGAAAGTATCATTTGTCAGCCACTCTATTATAAAGGCCCAGCCAACTATATGATGTCATGACGGCATAAACGAGGGATCACAAGGCTGTCTTGTAAGATCCGCGCCTGGTAGCAACAATCAGATACAGGGAAGCTGCGATTGTCATCCATCGACCACAAAACATTATATCGGCTAAAAGATTTTGATTATAACTATCCAAGATGGGAACATGGAACATCCGAAGTGTATACTAAGCAGGAAAATTGGACAATATTCTCCACGAGATGGACAGACAATGCTTAAGTTTGTGCGACATATAGTCTGGTCATCACAAATACCTAGTTTAAAGTACATCCCAGATATACCAGAAATCAAATCGACTAGGTTATAATTAGTTCAAGATACCGAATCGAAATCAAAAACTCTCAAGCATATCCGGGTGCAGACGCAAATTCAGAATACAATcaagtgaaatgaaaatttagATTGTCCCTCAAAAAATTAATGAAAGCAAAGATTGCGCCCAATTTTGAACACGGTACATTACAGACTAATCCAGAGGTGTGACAAAAAATCAAcaagaatttttttgaaaatctacCAGAGGCTTCTAACAGACATTGACCATCGTTTTGGTGCCTTCACTGAGAACACCCAAGCAGCAGCTTCTAAAACAATCCCgacaatagaaaagaagaagcccTCATCAAACTGGGTCCACCCAGAGCTCAAAGACCTGCTGCGAATACGGCAAGTTTCAAAACGGAACCCCATGCAATATGAACTAGTAAAtagtttttagaaaaataaatctaagaaagccaaggaaaaatggctgcaggagaaatgtgatgaagataagaatctcagttgtaatcccaaagagatgtaaaggataagagagatcactggtcaACAGCCATTTTTCTTCTCAGATTGCATCAAAACAGCCGCAAGATCTAGCCCTGAAAGCTGTCAtatctggtccaccaattctgaagtcagaagtgcacTGGTctctacagcaaatgaaatctgggAAAGCTACAGGTCCTGTATACATCGAAAAGCTCAGGGCCTTAAAAGAGAAAGGTACTGATCTCATttggaacttcctaaatgatatctatgaaacaggcaagttacctaaagaaattctgaaatcagtattcattacCTACCGAAGATCCAAGGAACACTTGATTGCTCACAACATCGCCCAACTAGTCTAATGTCGAATATTCTTAAATCTCTATCGAAAATCATCATgcagaggatcagaagacaactccACCCGAAATGCCTCACCTCACTTCTTCAATTTATACTCTAAAGTTATCCTGCGGGAGATTGAAGATCGGTCAGAAGGAAATCGTTATCAAcattcgttatgcagatgatacagttctcatggccacatctgtaaatgacctcccAAAACTTTTTGATGCTGTTGGGGAAACCAGCGAACATCTTGGCCTccatgtcaatagcaagaaaacaaaatgcatggtggtttcaaagtcggaggtcccaccaacttgtccattgaaacaaggagaaatagaaatccaacAGGTCTCCTCAAATGtccgttgcaagaaggaaatcaaacACAGAACCGGACTAGCAAAAAATGCTTTCTTCAAACTCTGGAACATCCTACCAGACCGCAAACTCTCAATGCAATTAAAAATCAGAATCATTAAAACCTCTCccatatggttgcgagtcctggacagtGACGGCTGGAACAAGGTgcaatatagaggccgcagaaatgtaGTTCCACCGCAGGATGCCGCGCACCCCTAACGCCGACCGAGTGTCCAATGAAAAGATCCTCGGAAGAGTCGGACAAGGACTCGAACTTCTAGAAGTGATCCGAGTACAACTCAAAACATAtctaaacattctctctctctctctctctctctctctctctctctctctctctctctctctctctctctctctctctctctctctctctctctctctacatatatatatatatatatatatatatatatatatatatatatatatatatatatatatatatatatatatatatataatctttctgtgCTATCACCGATTCGGTGTTTGATGAATTCTTGGTGCCATGGTTCGTGTTGTCGAGCTCTGTCCTAGAGGCACCGATACAAACACTTCGTTGCCTCTGGGACAGAGCTCGACAAAATGAAACATGACACCATGTAgtacgtcaaacaccgcatcgttgatggcacagaaagataaatatatgtatatatatatatatatatatatatatatatatatatatatatatatacgtatatattatatatgcacacacacacacacacatgtgtgtgtgtgtgtgtgtgcagtgaccCGTTTATCTGcgaatgtatctttatatatttatctatttatgaatggaaaaacactcttccgtgctgatacaatggaagaaaaacccacaatacaaaaactagatttattgaaaatgagaaaatggaatccaggtggatttcgaaactgtattctcattttcaataaatctagtttttgtattgtgggtttttcttccattttctatctatatatattatattgttagcTTATCTTCCATGCAGGTTTCGGAAAAGAACGCGACTCTAAATCTTCTACCGGATGCCAAGGCCTTGTCTGCAGGCGCTCCGGGCTCCTCGGCCAAGATCGGAGACAACATCGGCGTTACTGTCATCATGCCAGAAGGTTAGtcttttaaaagaaaacttatttttgtttgtttaattcatTATGCTATTCCTTGTTCGAGGACGGCATGAAAATGCATCATCTTTAAATCTAAAGGGAATGCAGCACTGCATATGAGTGTGATTGTGCTTAATATTTATAGAATTCTTCAGCAAAACGGAAGCAATGTACCAGTCCTGCGCCACATTCATGGTCCTCTCCGGTTTCCTGGGACTTTGTCTGCTGCTGGCCGCTGGCTTCCTCTGCTTCCTCACATCCCGGCTGCACAAAACAGTGGTACACGCCCACACCTCTAATCTGGACACGGTTATCAAAGAGCACCACCACAAGTACGGCGTGAGAGACTTCCTGGACCCTCCTTTCCAATGACCATCACATTCACCGAAGGTGTTtagttgtttttctctttttccagtaAATCGACATGATCTAGTGTTTCCTTATTCCAAGTCCTTGTTTGTTATATGTTTGTCAGAAACCAAAATAACTTTgttaaattaatttgtttatgggaattcgtgtatatacatgcagacgcacacacacacacgcatacacacacacacacacacacacacacacacacacacacacacacacacacacacacacgacacacaaacacaacacaacacacacacacacacaatgcacacacacacacacacacacacacacacacaacacatacacacaccacacacacacacacacacacgcacacacgcacacacacacacgcacgcacgcacgcacgcacatatctatatttatatatggggggggtcCTTCAAGGTATAAAAGATGGGAATTAATTAATTACGGGGATCTGGGtgattattgtaatataaatattcatgtttatggatcatatacaaaataaatataaattgtttttgtaaattatacaTGTTTCCCTTACCATCGGCAGGTTTACCCTAAtgtcattttcttttgcttttgtgaATTTCCGTTATGTTCAATATTCGTAGTTGCTTCTTCACGGCGCCTGTCGTAAAGGAGTTAAAATGATTTTTACTTTATCCTTGGAATATGCTGATTAACAAAGCTTCCACTTCGCCACCATTCTTTAGAGGATAAAGGTATGATAAAATGTGTATACTGTAAAAGAAATACTTCAAGACTTGAATCGCTGATAGTTGCCGTCAGATTTAAATCAGTTTTTTATCAACGTTTTGGATAGAATGATCCCAAGAAGAGGACTCAGAACCGTGCTGTGTTGCACCTCCCAGTTCAAATGCACGGCTGTGAAATGTGGGCCTGAAGTCAATGATAACCTAGGAGCCACTGAAAGTCGTTCCGCAAGAAGCATCCTTATCAGCAGAAAGAAGTAGTGTCGTACGAGCAGGTACAGTTTGCCTAGTGGAAAATATACGAGAAAACAAGGGGTATTTTTCGCACCGCTtaataatttaaaaggaaaatgttatTGGAAATTGTAAAACAATAGAAAACGAAGAAGTTACAGAGATACAAACTTTGGTGGTCTCCGCGATCCATTAAGAAGCAAGCTGTTTTGTTCTGTGATCGTGGAAGGCTGTGGCCGTTGCGACTGTGGCCTAGCAGTCGATATTGTTTtccagtatataaaaaaagaaaaacattaattaaaaatcAGATTTTCCTGACATGATTTCATGATGGAAATAGTCATTGTCGATTTACGACTTTTCATTAGATGGTCAATAATTATAAGAAAGCTTTGTGCTATGTACAAGTACATTCACTGCTAACGCTAGGCAAAGTGTTGATTTTCAGTGTATAGGGCATTGTATCGGGAAAATTCATTTTGTTTTAGTGGACATCACAGTACAAGAGGGTGAACGATAATGGAATCGAAACATCGATTTAATAAGTCCAAAACACTTCTTATCTTTGACATGTTCTTCGCAGATAGCAAGTAATGAAGTTGATTATTAATACAAATAACATACCCGACAGTGACTATCAAGCAATTGCTTGGCTTCCACGCCATCGGCGTTCTCTAAAAGCTGATAATCATCAGTCGCATTTATTCTGAGATTGACTCCTTTTGGACGCCGAGGCGCCGCCAGTAAGGTCTACAAGAGCTCTGTGGTTCGTAACGACAAACTTCACGTGCAGCTTAAGGAATGTGTGAACAGTTCTGctgttgctggtgtgtgtgtgtgtgtgtgtgtgtgtgtgtgtgtgtgtgtgtgtgtgtgtgtgtgtgtgtgtgtgtgtgtgtgtgtgtgtgtgtgtgtttgtgtgtgtgtgtgtgtgtgtgtgtgtgtgtgtgtgtgtgtgtgtgtgtgtgtgtgtgtgtgtgtgtgtgtgtgcgcgcgcgcgtgcgtgcgtgtgtgcatgtgcgtgtgcgcgggggcgcgcgctcgcgtgtgtgtgtgtgttggttggtgtggtgtgtgtgtcgtgtcgtgtgtgtgtgtgtgtgtgtgtgtggttgtgtggtgtggcgtgcgtgcgtgcgtgcgtgtgtgtgtgtgtgtgtgtgtgtgtgtgttaacaaacTCTCGCGTAATCGATCACGTGACCTCGCAAGCTGTCCGGCATTGGCCTCCAGTTCGAGTCCACGGGGGAGCCCTCATGACCCGCGATCACCCCAAGCCGGGACGCAGCTGAGTGTGCCGTGACGTCGTTTCTTCAGGAATGAAGTACACATTGTCAATCGCTTGTTTTCCTGATCCTGCCACGCATATTAATTAACTCTCAATCACTCCAAGGGAGACCGTTACAGAATctacgtgtgtttatgtgcatgaatgaataaatagtaacaatagctgaaaacccaaaataattttttttgtttttactttgtaGATTTCTGAGCTGCATCCTTTTCACGAACGTTTATACTGTACCTTAGGGCGGAGGGGCTAATCTCTGGCGTACGCTTTTTAGAACATTAAAATGACGATCCAGGTGAAAATAAGAATTACAAATTATTGCCTTGCACGTATCGCGCGCTCAATATCATGAGAAGGTATGCGGtagatgatatattttatttccattatagaGATATATCAATGCTTTAGAAATAATTTTATTCTCATGGTGAGTCCCGTGGACAATAAGTCGATGCAAGGTGCCCTTCAGTGCTAGAATTTGTCAATGCATTCCTTTAGACCTTGCAGAGGTCATAAATTTTATCCTTTTGTTTTGTAGGCTCTGGAGGGGAGGGGTATTGTGAAAATTATGAAGACATGGATGACCACTAAGGAAGGAACACTACAGTATGGGATGCAGTTGCAATCTGTCTGAAGGTATGAAGACATTTTCCAGTATTTGTCTACTATATTTGTACATCCATTATTCTGtatcagttacatatatataggttattatttagagtgttcttcttcttcaagtaccctgtcctacaaggacgttggcgatcatggatttttcatgattttcttggcaatttaaagcggtggtttgccgttgccttgcgcccggtgttttttatcgagtcaccatctccatttacctggttctgggaccaacatctttttagccctaccacctcactactcttgttgTGATTGCCATAtggcgcggagaagtagttatgtacttttCATCACAGTCACAGAGTGtaatggtaaataaaaatatattgtgaatCGACAACACAAGTAATTCTTGAAAAGTAAAACCTTAACAAAAGTTTCTGAAAGaagataatataagtaaatatgcaTGAAATGGTTTGGATATATGTAAATGGGTTAAATTTACTTAAGCTTGTAGTAATATTCATACTTGCATACTCTAGTGGCTAAACGCCCTTTTTGTATCTCAGTTTATCTTGACATCAATAATTGTTTTAGCTAAGTTCCTTCTGTCAGACTTGGCATAGCTTTGTGGTAAAGTTTAATGTTTCGCTGCTAGAAGGTCCTTGGTATGTGTCCAGTTAGGGTCCTCTCAGTCAACTCAGCTGGGAGTAGTGGCAGTTGTTTTGGGGGTCAAAGTAAGGATACAAAAGGAACTGGCCCACCCTACTGCAACATTATCCAGCGAAGGATAAATTGCCAGGAAATCTAGCAGTTCTATCTTGCCAGAGTATATATATTGCTGGACTTGGCTGCAGAGATGCAGATTTATTAATATGACCTTACCCTTTTACTTTCAGCAGATTTGTTCTTATACCAAGTAGTGCTGTTTTAAGTTTCTTTATGACATTTACCTTAGTTTTACTCTATGGTCAGTCTTATTTTCAATGTTAAATAACACCAATTTAGTTTTCCAAAGGCTGACTTTAATATCAGTTTAATATTTTTggtactatatcattatatcatatttccgAGTACTATCATGTGACTCCTGAGAGATTTTGATGATGTTATCATCACATTTGACAATACTAcagaataattttgataaaagaactcatcactattaatattattctattattttatctttctgtaTTCACATCTTTCacatcatttacatttttatctattatgtCTGTGACAGGTTAATTAAACACTTATGAAGTTTAAAAcaaatgtaaattaaaattttcctacCAATGTCCCTTAAATATGATATCCCATTTCTGTAAGTAATGCATAACAAATGCATTTGTTTATAAtgcattcttttattttcaccGATAAGAAATCATAATACTGCATATATTGCAAATAAGGAAAAACAACTCAGACTTAAAAATGACATTCATATGGACATGGAAAATGGAGATTTACATATCCCTGGACTTCACAAAAAAGGACTTGCAAAAAGTAAAAGTATAGAGGTCTGTATAAACTTTATTAACACAAAAATATCCAAAATTTAGAACCATACTAAAAGAAATTTAAGAGACCATCCATCATTTCACAAGTCACCAATACTAAAGCTCTGAGCAATGATTCAGGCAAGTGTGCCTGAGGATTTATTCCTGTTTCAAACTTCATTTTACAGAAGTGTAGAATTGTTGTCAGTGAGGTGGTGGATCATCTTGTACAACAGAACTATGTATTAGCTACTTTCAACAAACAATCCTCCTGGAGATGGCAAGGCACTTTTGGCAGACTACAGTGAGATCTGCCAATATTGGTagcttatattatactataacattACCTGTGGCAttttaaatgaaagaaatatagacacaataaaaaaataaaaaaaatacccaagcATGCAATGTTGTAAAGATAAGTAAAGATCATACCATTGTGAAGGGCTCAAGGTAAACAtgaattgagataaaaaaaacaaactttatatCTTACTTTCTGTAACTGCTATGCTCAACAATATGTGACTATACTTGAATGTAATATTTAAGGAAGAGCACTGTTTATACTTTTCAGACATGGGAATACAATGGGAATTCATTTGGCTTCTGATCAAAAGGATTACCAAATAgcagtatatatgaattataagaaAGAAACTACACAATCTACACAATACAACTGAAATTTAATGGTATTGATTTAATTGTTAATTTCCACCTCAGCTTTGCTTAagggtgtttatatgtatagagCAAACTATTTTTAGCTAAATGGTTATATAATCTCTCTGAACAACCAATATCATATTGCACACTCATTTGGCAAACCTTCCtgggaaaagaacaaaatatttaaatttcctgGTCCTctttcagttttttaaaatacCACATCCATTTTCAACAACATAGGCAACACAGTCAACGAGTGTCCAAGTATCATGGATATAGTCATTAATGACCACTGCACCAAAATAGACAGCAAGAGCTCATGTaatgcagcatttttttttttcttttcttttcaaaatacTGATTTCATTACAAAGTTACATGCAGTTACTTTGGCCATGCAACACTTGACTTTGTGATGTCATAACAATCAATTACTTTAATctatacaacatttatatatgtacaatgttaGTGGATCAATATCTACAAGACACACTATCAAGAAAATTCCAACTAACTGCACATGCACATAAAACATTTTCCATACAAAACTTTACCCTTCAAAGACAAAACActaaatatggatataatatatttgtcagatttttaaatatatatttatgaggaaACTTTTCTATCAacaatttaattttctctttttattaatacattttaggAGGAACATTATAAGGATAGGCAAGTGTATAGTACCAACCATAAAGTgcaagaatacaagaaaaaacaaatatggaATATTGACATAATACACTACCTCATATAACATTGGCACAGCTTGATGCCGTGTAATGCTAATTGaggataaaacacacatatagtatCTTTTTCCCCTTACAAGCATACCACAGGCAACCTCTGTTCTTCCAACATTCTAATTTATTCTTCCTTCAACTCAATACTCATAGGCAACCTACAAAATAAATGTGATCATTCTAGAATTTCTAAATTATCAAAAGATCAATGTCAGATTAACAAACCTGGATAGTTACCTTTcctcatatataatgataacaatgtgagTTTACAAATTTTGAGAAACATTANNNNNNNNNNNNNNNNNNNNNNNNNNNNNNNNNNNNNNNNNNNNNNNNNNNNNNNNNNNNNNNNNNNNNNNNNNNNNNNNNNNNNNNNNNNNNNNNNNNNatacatatatatacagatatatatatatatatatatatatatatatatatatatatatatatatatgaatgcacaaaatacatacatgcacacacacacacacacacacacacacacacacacacacacacacacacacacacacacacacacattcttatatgAGGTCACCATGATCAGGttctcacagatatatatatatatatatatatatatatatacatatatatatacatatatataaacatatatatatatagatatagttatagatatatagatatagatatagaggtcgcggtggacgagtggttagagcatcggactcaagactgtcacgatggcaatctcagttcgagggttcgagtcaccgaccggcacgttgttcccttgggcaaggaacttcacctcgattacctacctagccactgggtgggcaagccagcccaagtcagtgctggtcccaagcccggataaatagagagaatgattacctaaaaggtgacgccggcattctccgtggaaaggaactagggaccctaccacgtactaactccaagatcacaacatgaaaaagaacaatcaagtatcatgctgtaacagccaatgtcagaatctgacaggacacttaaaaaaaagaaaaagaaatatatgtatatgtatgtatatatatatatatatatatatatatatatatattatatatatatatatatatatataatagtatatacatatatttctttttcttttttttaagtgtcctgtcagattctgacattggctgttacagcatgatacttgattgttctttttcatgttgtgatcttggagttagtacgtggtagggtccctagttcctttccacggagaatgccggcgtcaccttttaggtaatcattctctctatttacccggggcttgggaccagcactgacttggctggcttgcccacccagtggctaggtaggtaatcgaggtgaagttccttgcccaagggaacaacgtgccggtcggtgactcgaaccctcgaactgagattgccatcgtgacagtcttgagtccgatgctctaaccactcgtccaccgcgacctctatatctatatctatatatctataactatatctatatatatatgtttatatatatgtatatatattatatatatatatatatatatatatatatatatatatatatatatctatatctgtgagaacctgatcatggtgaccccatataagaatgtgtgtgtgtgtgtgtggtgtgtgtgtgtgtgtgtgtgtgttgtgtgtgtgtgtgtgtgtgtgcatgtatgtatttgtgcattcatatatatatatatatatatatatatatatatatatatatatatatatatatctgtatatatatatgtatatatatatatatatatatatacacacacatatatatatatatattatatatatatatatatatatatatatatatatatatatatatatatatatatatatataaactctgtaTGTGCACATGCTCTAACTGCCGAGCTGAAGGGGAGTCACTGACCGGGAGGCAGTCCCTGGAGTCGATGCAGGCCTTGACGGAGGCGTGGATCCAGAGCTGAGAGGAGCCGGCCATCTTGGAGTCCAGCATGAAGGCCTCGAAGTCGAGCCTGACCTCGCCCGTGTCCTCGCTGGGGCGTCGCGGCTGGTGCGGCACGATCGAGGAGAAGTCCGGCAGCCGACACCTGACGCAGACGGCAAACACCATGGACTCATCTATGTTTTGATACAAGGTCTAAATTGTTAAGACCTTATTTTCATATATAGCCCCATAATATACTGTACAAAGGATCACTAACCCATCCTTGACCAGCGACACGTGGCCCGGGGCGTACGGGTCGGCCGGGTCGCTCGAGACCGTGACTTCCATTAGTTTCACGTATTTCCAAGCTGAAAGAAGTACAGCTTTTTAGAATTCAAACTGGGGCCACTGATGCTAGGCGTATTCTCTCACACTCTTAACATACCATGAATATATAATGAGCCTACTCACTGGACTGAGTGTTAATTTTAGCGCGTAGTTGCAGTCGAGTCCCAATGGGCACTGCCTGGTCCACCGGGGCATGGGTCTCCCCCACCCGCGCCTTGACCTCTCGGTACAGCGCCACCTCATACTCTAGGCGCCCTGGAGTCTCTTCCACCACGCCCGACACCCGCCCCGCCGACGGCCTGTAGGGAAGAAGCAAAGATTCAGCAGCAGAGAAAACACCTCACTCCCTGTCGCGGGTCTGGCACGCCGTGGCACTTAGGTCGAAGTCAGTCAGAATTGCCCGTTCCCTTACTACAACTCTCTTGTACAAATACCGCtatcttgttctttttatcatagaaaaacaacaacataaaattgATTTGAAGTTAACTTGAACACTACAACACTTGCATTTCTATGacaatcatttatcatttattcaggGAATGTTTGCTCGACTCCTTCACATGCTTATTACGTGGCTGAGTATGAATGAGTAAACCAGATGATGTAACAGAATCTCAAACCATGCTAAGCTACTTACAGGGCTCCAGCAAAGCCGGCCGCTCGGTTCTCGATGATGGTCGGCGAAGCTGGCTTGCACATGATGATGACCTCTTGGTCGGTGGCCAGCACCACGCCCTCGAGTTGGGGGAACCACACACGGAGGTTCACGTAACCCTGGAAACACAACcaaggtatgaatatatatatatatatatatatatatatatatatatatatatatatatatatatatatatatatatatttttttttttttttttttttttttttttttttttttttttttttctcggggcggggaattgaactcaggaccacgagggtcggagtccagtgctctaaccactggaccatcgcggcagtcatatatatatgtatgtgtgt is a genomic window of Penaeus monodon isolate SGIC_2016 chromosome 10, NSTDA_Pmon_1, whole genome shotgun sequence containing:
- the LOC119577624 gene encoding uncharacterized protein LOC119577624, which translates into the protein MQVSEKNATLNLLPDAKALSAGAPGSSAKIGDNIGVTVIMPEEFFSKTEAMYQSCATFMVLSGFLGLCLLLAAGFLCFLTSRLHKTVVHAHTSNLDTVIKEHHHKYGVRDFLDPPFQ
- the LOC119577625 gene encoding uncharacterized protein LOC119577625, translating into MCKPASPTIIENRAAGFAGALPSAGRVSGVVEETPGRLEYEVALYREVKARVGETHAPVDQAVPIGTRLQLRAKINTQSTWKYVKLMEVTVSSDPADPYAPGHVSLVKDGCRLPDFSSIVPHQPRRPSEDTGEVRLDFEAFMLDSKMAGSSQLWIHASVKACIDSRDCLPVAYEY